The proteins below come from a single Rosa rugosa chromosome 2, drRosRugo1.1, whole genome shotgun sequence genomic window:
- the LOC133727988 gene encoding uncharacterized protein LOC133727988 produces MGVSCSVIRILIIMLMIFSSSFLSMQSVHAVHSNSLRHSHSLRRKPCIKPVTSRTFLLCLQPNVRAPPAVIAVGARPQGPPHPDVHLPTSGAPHEHHRVASDEQLVVDELAPAGGEQVPPESFAVDVAEVPNAAVQVGDDEKITRLHLTFVWL; encoded by the exons ATGGGCGTCTCATGCTCTGTGATTCGTATTCTGATAATCATGCTCATGATTTTCAGTTCTTCATTCTTGTCCATGCAATCAGTTCACGCAG TCCACTCTAACAGTCTCCGCCACAGCCACAGCCTCCGCCGAAAGCCTTGTATTAAACCCGTCACTTCCAGAACCTTCCTCCTCTGCCTTCAGCCCAACGTGAGAGCTCCACCTGCAGTAATCGCCGTCGGGGCTCGCCCTCAAGGTCCGCCGCACCCCGACGTACATCTCCCCACCTCTGGAGCTCCTCATGAACACCACAGAGTCGCCAGCGACGAGCAGCTTGTGGTTGACGAACTTGCTCCAGCTGGTGGTGAGCAAGTGCCTCCGGAGAGTTTTGCGGTAGATGTGGCGGAAGTCCCAAACGCTGCCGTGCAGGTCGGTGACGACGAGAAAATTACTAGGCTCCACCTGACGTTTGTGTGGTTGTGA